One region of Drosophila teissieri strain GT53w chromosome 2L, Prin_Dtei_1.1, whole genome shotgun sequence genomic DNA includes:
- the LOC122615950 gene encoding leucine carboxyl methyltransferase 1 isoform X2, translating into MEPPASAGIAGSTHKFHPCDEAVIATNDDASDCKRCAVRLGYWKDDYIGYFVRNQERKAPEINRGYFARVKGVEMCVEKFLKKTSGNCQIINLGCGFDTLYFRLRDTAHQVKNFIELDFPTVTARKCYTIKRNKALLARIHDEDGEVRLSPTDLHGPSYHLMGVDLRNLDEVDSKLQQAEVDYSLPTIFLAECVLVYIEAQNCRNLLKWIAQKFQAAVFVNYEQVNMNDRFGDVMLNNLRGRGCSLAGVESCLSLDTQRNRFKDSGWTGARAWDMVQVYESISAAERQRIERLEMLDEGELLLQLFQHYCLVVAWLGVAFQDIDITVEELMSSLNID; encoded by the exons ATGGAGCCGCCAGCGTCGGCCGGAATTGCCGGCTCGACGCACAAGTTCCATCCGTGCGATGAGGCTGTGATAGCCACCAACGACGATGCCAGCGATTGCAAGCGATGTGCGGTGCGCTTGGGCTACTGGAAGGACGACTACATCGGGTACTTTGTGCGCAATCAGGAGCGCAAGGCGCCGGAGATCAATCGCGGCTACTTTGCCCGGGTCAAGGGCGTGGAGATGTGCGTCGAGAAGTTTCTAAAG AAAACCTCGGGAAACTGCCAGATCATTAATTTGGGCTGCGGATTCGACACACTCTACTTCCGGCTGAGGGACACCGCCCACCAGGTGAAGAACTTCATAGAGCTGGACTTTCCCACGGTCACCGCCCGCAAGTGCTATACAATCAAGCGCAACAAGGCCCTGCTAGCCAGGATTCACGACGAGGATGGAGAGGTGCGGCTCAGTCCCACAGATCTGCACGGACCCAGCTACCACCTGATGGGCGTTGACCTGCGTAACCTCGACGAGGTGGACAGCAAGCTGCAGCAGGCAGAAGTTGATTACTCCCTGCCCACCATATTCCTCGCCGAGTGCGTTCTGGTCTATATCGAGGCGCAAAACTGCCGGAACCTGCTCAAATGGATTGCGCAAAAGTTCCAAGCAGCCGTCTTCGTCAACTACGAGCAG GTCAACATGAACGACCGCTTCGGCGATGTGATGCTCAACAATCTGCGCGGACGGGGCTGCAGCCTGGCCGGCGTAGAATCATGCTTGTCGCTGGATACGCAGAGGAACCGCTTTAAGGACAGCGGCTGGACTGGCGCCCGTGCCTGGGACATGGTGCAGGTGTACGAGAGCATCTCGGCGGCTGAGAGGCAGCGCATCGAGCGGCTGGAAATGCTGGACGAGGGTGAACTGTTGCTTCAGCTCTTCCAGCACTACTGCCTGGTGGTCGCCTGGCTGGGCGTGGCCTTCCAGGACATAGATATCAC CGTCGAAGAGTTAATGTCCTCCCTGAACATTGACTAG
- the LOC122615950 gene encoding leucine carboxyl methyltransferase 1 isoform X1, whose amino-acid sequence MEPPASAGIAGSTHKFHPCDEAVIATNDDASDCKRCAVRLGYWKDDYIGYFVRNQERKAPEINRGYFARVKGVEMCVEKFLKKTSGNCQIINLGCGFDTLYFRLRDTAHQVKNFIELDFPTVTARKCYTIKRNKALLARIHDEDGEVRLSPTDLHGPSYHLMGVDLRNLDEVDSKLQQAEVDYSLPTIFLAECVLVYIEAQNCRNLLKWIAQKFQAAVFVNYEQVNMNDRFGDVMLNNLRGRGCSLAGVESCLSLDTQRNRFKDSGWTGARAWDMVQVYESISAAERQRIERLEMLDEGELLLQLFQHYCLVVAWLGVAFQDIDITCVPVVEELMSSLNID is encoded by the exons ATGGAGCCGCCAGCGTCGGCCGGAATTGCCGGCTCGACGCACAAGTTCCATCCGTGCGATGAGGCTGTGATAGCCACCAACGACGATGCCAGCGATTGCAAGCGATGTGCGGTGCGCTTGGGCTACTGGAAGGACGACTACATCGGGTACTTTGTGCGCAATCAGGAGCGCAAGGCGCCGGAGATCAATCGCGGCTACTTTGCCCGGGTCAAGGGCGTGGAGATGTGCGTCGAGAAGTTTCTAAAG AAAACCTCGGGAAACTGCCAGATCATTAATTTGGGCTGCGGATTCGACACACTCTACTTCCGGCTGAGGGACACCGCCCACCAGGTGAAGAACTTCATAGAGCTGGACTTTCCCACGGTCACCGCCCGCAAGTGCTATACAATCAAGCGCAACAAGGCCCTGCTAGCCAGGATTCACGACGAGGATGGAGAGGTGCGGCTCAGTCCCACAGATCTGCACGGACCCAGCTACCACCTGATGGGCGTTGACCTGCGTAACCTCGACGAGGTGGACAGCAAGCTGCAGCAGGCAGAAGTTGATTACTCCCTGCCCACCATATTCCTCGCCGAGTGCGTTCTGGTCTATATCGAGGCGCAAAACTGCCGGAACCTGCTCAAATGGATTGCGCAAAAGTTCCAAGCAGCCGTCTTCGTCAACTACGAGCAG GTCAACATGAACGACCGCTTCGGCGATGTGATGCTCAACAATCTGCGCGGACGGGGCTGCAGCCTGGCCGGCGTAGAATCATGCTTGTCGCTGGATACGCAGAGGAACCGCTTTAAGGACAGCGGCTGGACTGGCGCCCGTGCCTGGGACATGGTGCAGGTGTACGAGAGCATCTCGGCGGCTGAGAGGCAGCGCATCGAGCGGCTGGAAATGCTGGACGAGGGTGAACTGTTGCTTCAGCTCTTCCAGCACTACTGCCTGGTGGTCGCCTGGCTGGGCGTGGCCTTCCAGGACATAGATATCACGTGCGTGCCAGT CGTCGAAGAGTTAATGTCCTCCCTGAACATTGACTAG
- the LOC122615939 gene encoding zinc finger protein weckle, whose amino-acid sequence MGVPTSDWIYWCRLCARDDVVYKVRERDDDLVKIISKCFDVEMTLEEPELGSMLCEECYAVIGQLVTFSESVSKVQAIFELLRHSDPQDSQDLDALRLEYGLPPACKQELEFLDIDDPEDRCSLVEELTISEHSTSPSPDFNVQPVRRRANLKQCKSEPEVAPLPKASIPEVQTNRGRRQQNVVSRNSEMYSPADLDDDESIPDEDEALSPPPLKRKRGRPKGTSKQKRLNDSEKLTSQEPDDKTFELSMSPQEDRSQSSPFVDFTCKACDETFMSFMALRRHKHDMHGGPKRFVCDHCGKGLKTFTSLVEHQLVHTDEKPCICPVCNAGFKNKARLRVHSQTHGEPKFECNICGKKLQTRAILNKHKYVHTEERRFKCEVCGSGCKNSTALKIHLLGHTGLRPYVCKYCGKAFASNTNCRSHKWKKHPEQAAKEDETESSRIPVPTLEELRAITREMAKVKKDD is encoded by the exons ATGGGAGTTCCCACGAGCGATTGGATATACTGGTGTCGCCTGTGCGCCCGCGACGACGTTGTGTACAAAGTACGCGAGCGGGACGACGATCTGGTAAAGATCATCAGCAAATGCTTTGATGTAGAG ATGACCCTCGAAGAACCGGAACTGGGCAGCATGTTGTGCGAGGAGTGCTACGCAGTGATTGGCCAGCTGGTCACCTTCTCGGAAAGCGTTAGCAAAGTGCAAGCAATTTTTGAGCTCCTACGACACTCGGATCCGCAGGATAGCCAGGACTTGGACGCACTGCGTCTGGAATATGGCCTTCCGCCGGCTTGCAAGCAGGAGCTTGAGTTCCTGGACATTGACGATCCGGAGGACAGGTGTTCCTTGGTCGAGGAGCTAACGATATCAGAACATTCCACATCTCCGTCTCCAGATTTCAATGTACAGCCCGTTCGGAGACGAGCTAATCTAAAACAGTGTAAATCCGAACCTGAAGTGGCACCCTTACCTAAGGCATCAATACCTGAAGTTCAAACAAATCGCGGTCGCAGGCAACAGAACGTTGTTAGTCGAAATTCGGAGATGTACAGTCCAGCCGATTTGGATGATGACGAGTCCATCCCAGACGAAGATGAGGCCCTATCACCGCCGCCTTTGAAACGGAAAAGAGGCAGACCCAAGGgtacaagcaaacaaaaaaggctGAACGACAGCGAGAAATTAACTTCTCAAGAACCAGACGACAAGACATTCGAATTGAGCATGTCGCCCCAAGAGGATCGCTCCCAAAGTTCGCCTTTCGTCGACTTCACCTGCAAAGCCTGCGACGAGACCTTTATGTCCTTCATGGCTCTGCGCAGGCACAAGCACGACATGCACGGCGGTCCAAAGAGGTTCGTTTGCGACCACTGCGGAAAGGGCTTGAAGACCTTCACATCGCTGGTGGAGCACCAGCTGGTTCACACGGATGAGAAGCCCTGTATATGCCCCGTATGCAATGCTGGTTTTAAGAACAAAGCCAGGCTAAGG GTGCACAGCCAGACACATGGTGAGCCCAAGTTTGAGTGTAATATCTGCGGCAAAAAACTGCAGACTCGGGCGATTCTTAACAAGCACAAGTATGTGCACACGGAGGAAAGACGCTTCAAGTGCGAGGTTTGCGGCAGCGGCTGCAAGAACTCCACGGCCTTGAAGATCCATCTCCTTGGACACACAGGCCTCAGACCttatgtatgcaaatattgcGGGAAGGCGTTCGCCAGCAACACCAACTGCCGCTCTCACAAATGGAAAAAGCACCCGGAACAGGCGGCCAAGGAGGATGAAACCGAATCTTCGCGTATACCAGTGCCAACATTGGAGGAACTTCGGGCGAT AACTCGCGAGATGGCGAAGGTCAAGAAGGATGATTAG
- the LOC122616218 gene encoding uncharacterized protein LOC122616218: MASNKESLIIVLDVRTCAAEEVKLKSAKCVAEILKDKIVCDRKDYVSFVLVGCDTNEKEPDAASHPHVVPFGDPRLCSWQLLLDFFKFVNKTACEEGEWLNGLQAALDLQQTAASFRVARRRILLLFDFNDFPQDYEKFNEITDELLTENIELIVGTHNIAYVDNAETSQPQAIFNFSRKCGPDELKNQKHVLSLVPRCNATLCSFKEALHTVFKVTNRRPWVWNAKLSIGSKISISLQGIIAMKNQTPVKLVKVWAEKDEIVIRETRHFIKGTEVTPLPENLITGYMLGGTPVPYDEAVLEPKDPHPPGLHFFGFIKRNAVPDEYFCGESLYLLVHQKQNQSAAVKLDALVRALVCSDRAILCWKIFSTKFNRPQMVVLLPRLADDTHPATLYMLEVSYTSQHHFWDFPALRTAKTECSEEQLDAIDQLIDSTDLECTLRDTQQPRPWAQNDLLPFDALPSIFEQNVMDILERKVIHNNNKDDVALKDKNFVDVFWRVPEPLEEKSKRAAATVKKLFPLRYSRAWQEKLLAKEQAENGVAVKPDPAEKELPMPSDGVGLIEPSSDFKRVLASVCSIANATERDARFQGLAADTRVVIITLLERKKQNIEQLGEIITLYRQSCIDFNTFLEYDKFAEELKKITLARNCSGFWQDVMVDKQLGPLVLGELTLDDELALKAYYTIENWAENEATEMEDVEM; this comes from the exons ATGGCGTCTAACAAG GAAAGCCTTATAATTGTGCTGGATGTGCGAACATGTGCCGCCGAAGAAGTGAAGCTGAAATCCGCAAAGTGTGTGGCTGAGATTCTTAAGGACAAG ATCGTGTGCGATAGGAAGGACTACGTGTCGTTCGTCCTGGTGGGTTGCGACACCAATGAAAAGGAACCGGATGCTGCTTCTCACCCACATGTGGTCCCCTTTGGTGATCCAAGGCTTTGCAGCTGGCAGTTATTGCTTGACTTCTTCAAGTTTGTAAATAAGACGGCCTGCGAGGAGGGAGAATGGCTAAATGGTCTTCAGGCGGCCCTGGATCTGCAGCAAACAGCAGCCTC CTTTAGAGTCGCCAGGCGAAGGATTCTCCTGCTCTTCGATTTCAACGACTTTCCACAGGATTACGAAAAGTTCAACGAAATCACGGACGAATTGCTTACCGAAAACATTGAGTTAATTGTGGG AACGCACAACATAGCCTACGTAGACAATGCCGAGACCTCTCAGCCGCAGGCCATCTTCAACTTTTCGCGCAAATGCGGCCCCGATGAGCTGAAGAACCAGAAGCACGTCCTCAGCCTCGTTCCCCGCTGCAATGCCACGTTGTGCAGCTTCAAGGAAGCACTGCATACCGTCTTCAAGGTGACCAACCGACGACCCTGGGTGTGGAACGCCAAGCTGAGCATCGGCAGCAAGATCTCCATTAGCCTGCAGGGCATTATCGCCATGAAGAACCAGACGCCTGTGAAGCTGGTAAAGGTCTGGGCGGAGAAGGACGAGATAGTGATTCGGGAGACTCGGCATTTTATCAAGGGCACCGAAGTCACGCCGCTGCCGGAAAATCTGATAACTGGTTACATGCTGGGCGGCACTCCGGTGCCATATGACGAGGCCGTGCTGGAGCCAAAGGACCCACACCCGCCTGGTCTGCACTTTTTTGGGTTCATCAAAAGGAATGCCGTACCGGATGAGTACTTCTGTGGCGAGTCCTTGTACCTTCTGGTACACCAGAAGCAGAACCAATCTGCCGCGGTGAAGTTGGACGCTCTGGTGCGCGCGCTCGTTTGTTCGGATCGAGCCATCCTATGCTGGAAAATATTCAGCACCAAGTTTAATAGACCGCAAATGGTTGTGCTGCTGCCTCGCCTAGCAGACGATACCCATCCCGCTACATTGTATATGCTGGAGGTTTCCTACACGTCTCAGCACCACTTCTGGGATTTTCCCGCACTACGAACCGCCAAGACGGAGTGCAGCGAGGAGCAGCTAGATGCCATAGACCAGTTAATCGATAGCACCGATCTGGAGTGCACACTGCGGGACACGCAGCAGCCACGTCCGTGGGCGCAGAATGATCTGCTGCCCTTCGACGCACTCCCCAGCATCTTTGAGCAGAATGTTATGGACATCCTAGAGCGCAAGGTTATCCATAATAACAACAAGGATGACGTAGCGCTTAAGGACAAGAACTTCGTGGATGTATTTTGGCGAGTGCCAGAACCCCTGGAGGAGAAGTCAAAGAGAGCGGCCGCCACTGTAAAGAAGCTATTTCCATTGCGCTACAGTCGCGCCTGGCAGGAAAAGCTcctggccaaggagcaggcAGAGAATGGTGTGGCAGTCAAACCGGATCCAGCTGAGAAGGAACTCCCGATGCCATCAGACGGTGTTGGCTTGATCGAACCTAGCTCCGATTTTAAACGAGTCCTGGCCAGCGTTTGCTCCATCGCTAATGCCACTGAGCGGGATGCCCGCTTTCAGGGGCTGGCTGCCGATACCCGCGTGGTGATCATCACACTGCTGGAGCGCAAGAAACAGAACATTGAGCAACTGGGCGAGATCATCACCTTGTACCGACAGAGCTGTATAGATTTCAACACCTTTTTGGAGTACGACAAGTTCGCTGAGGAGCTGAAGAAAATCACGCTGGCCAGAAATTGCAGCGGATTTTGGCAAGACGTTATGGTGGACAAACAATTGGGCCCCTTGGTCCTGGGCGAGCTAACGCTGGACGACGAATTGGCCCTCAAGGCCTATTACACCATCGAGAATTGGGCGGAAAACGAGGCGACCGAGATGGAAGACGTTGAGATGTAG
- the LOC122616228 gene encoding uncharacterized protein LOC122616228, translating to MLFLTARVDHTAEQIFKINQLRQLVEKCEDLNVGTEDTLLTKFLHYTRWDTIKAYQAIHAYYEFKMRHPTWVARHPIEHYRQLFYGTHCRYVMPQVDRNGRVLVVFKTVDGFRDYPDYLQSLVEMDDLIFESLLLLPHVQQNGITVICDLQGTTRNFLRQFSPAFMKVVNEKNGVLPFSQRIVHIIQRGFLMHVTSTLFMPFMNKEFKEKIFTHDGRHLSKLREMVGYESLPAEYGGPATNVLDTNLIFNHLSQNAEYLEKLQTYGKI from the exons ATGCTTTTCCTCACCGCCCGAGTCGATCACACGGCCGAGCagattttcaaaattaatcaACTCAGGCAGCTGGTGGAGA AGTGCGAGGATCTAAATGTGGGCACCGAGGACACGCTGCTGACCAAGTTCCTGCACTACACGCGCTGGGACACAATCAAGGCCTACCAGGCCATACACGCCTACTATGAGTTCAAGATGCGCCATCCCACCTGGGTGGCCCGCCACCCCATTGAGCACTATCGTCAGCTCTTCTACGGCACCCACTGCCGCTACGTCATGCCCCAGGTGGATCGCAATGGACGGGTGCTGGTGGTCTTCAAGACGGTGGATGGGTTCCGGGACTACCCCGACTATCTGCAGAGTCTCGTCGAGATGGACGACCTGATCTTCGAgtcgctcctgctgctcccaCATGTCCAGCAGAATGGGATAACGGTCATTTGTGATCTCCAAGG GACAACCCGAAATTTTCTGCGACAATTTTCACCAGCATTTATGAAGGTGGTGAACGAAAAGAACGGAGTTCTGCCTTTCAGTCAGCGTATCGTACATATAATACAACGCGGTTTCCTGATGCACGTAACCTCCACTTTGTTTATGCCCTTCATGAACAAGGAATTCAAGGAAAAG ATCTTTACCCACGACGGGCGACATCTTAGCAAGCTCCGCGAAATGGTGGGCTACGAAAGTCTACCCGCGGAATATGGAGGTCCTGCGACGAACGTCCTGGATACGAACTTGATATTCAATCACTTGAGCCAAAATGCGGAGTATCTGGAAAAGCTGCAGACTTACGGAAAgatatag